A single region of the Streptomyces caelestis genome encodes:
- a CDS encoding FdhF/YdeP family oxidoreductase, producing the protein MARKPPKSDPVQDAPQVAGPQHAAAGLPAIGHTLRVAQQQMGVKRTALTLLSVNQKDGFDCPGCAWPEPEHRHKAEFCENGAKAVAEEATLRRVTPEFFAAHPVADLAGRSGYWLGQQGRLTHPVYLPEGGTHYEPVTWERAFGIVAEEIAALGSPDEAVFYTSGRTSNEAAFLYQLFARELGTNNLPDCSNMCHESSGSALSETIGIGKGSVLLEDLYKADLIIVAGQNPGTNHPRMLSALEKAKDNGAKIISVNPLPEAGLERFKNPQTPQGMLKGAALTDLFLQIRIGGDQALFRLLNKLIVETEGAVDEAFVREHTHGYEEFAEAARAADWDETLAATGLAREDIEKALRMVLTSERTIVCWAMGLTQHKHSVPTIREVVNFLLLRGNIGRPGAGVCPVRGHSNVQGDRTMGIFERPAPAFLDALEKEFGFAPPREHGFDVVRAIRALRDGEAKVFFAMGGNFVSASPDTEVTEAAMRRARLTVHVSTKLNRSHVITGARALILPTLGRTERDLQGSGEQFVTVEDSMGMVHASRGRLEPASRHLLSEPAIVCRLARRVLGENSATPWEEFEKDYATIRDRIARVIPGFEDFNARVARPGGFTLPHAPRDERRFPTATGKANFTAAPVEYPQLPEGRLLLQTLRSHDQYNTTVYGLDDRYRGIRNGRRVVLVNPEDARALKLADGAYVDLVSEWKDGVERRAPGFRVVHYPTARGCAAAYYPETNVLVPLDATADTSNTPASKSVVVRLEQSATD; encoded by the coding sequence ATGGCGAGGAAGCCGCCCAAGAGTGATCCGGTTCAGGACGCGCCGCAGGTCGCCGGGCCACAGCACGCGGCAGCGGGCCTCCCCGCGATCGGGCACACGCTGCGCGTCGCCCAGCAGCAGATGGGCGTGAAGCGCACCGCGCTGACGCTGCTGAGCGTCAACCAGAAGGACGGCTTCGACTGCCCGGGCTGCGCCTGGCCGGAGCCGGAGCACCGGCACAAGGCGGAGTTCTGCGAGAACGGCGCGAAGGCCGTCGCCGAGGAAGCCACGCTGCGCCGGGTCACGCCCGAGTTCTTCGCCGCGCACCCGGTCGCCGACCTGGCCGGCCGCAGCGGCTACTGGCTGGGACAGCAGGGGCGCCTGACCCACCCCGTGTATCTCCCCGAGGGGGGCACGCACTACGAGCCGGTCACCTGGGAGCGCGCCTTCGGCATCGTCGCCGAGGAGATCGCCGCCCTCGGCTCCCCGGACGAGGCCGTCTTCTACACCTCGGGCCGCACCAGCAACGAGGCCGCGTTCCTCTACCAGCTGTTCGCCCGCGAGCTCGGCACGAACAATCTGCCCGACTGCTCGAACATGTGCCACGAGTCGTCCGGCTCGGCCCTGTCGGAGACGATCGGCATCGGCAAGGGCAGCGTCCTTCTGGAGGACCTGTACAAGGCCGACCTGATCATCGTCGCCGGCCAGAACCCGGGGACGAACCACCCGCGCATGCTGTCCGCCCTGGAGAAGGCCAAGGACAACGGGGCGAAGATCATCAGCGTCAACCCGCTGCCCGAGGCCGGCCTGGAGCGCTTCAAGAACCCGCAGACCCCGCAGGGCATGCTCAAGGGCGCCGCGCTGACCGACCTGTTCCTCCAGATCCGCATCGGCGGCGACCAGGCCCTGTTCCGTCTCCTCAACAAGCTGATCGTCGAGACGGAGGGCGCGGTCGACGAGGCGTTCGTGCGGGAGCACACGCACGGCTACGAGGAGTTCGCCGAGGCCGCCCGCGCCGCCGACTGGGACGAGACGCTCGCGGCGACCGGGCTGGCCCGGGAGGACATAGAGAAGGCCCTCCGTATGGTTCTGACCTCGGAGCGGACCATCGTCTGCTGGGCCATGGGTCTCACCCAGCACAAGCACTCGGTGCCGACCATCAGGGAAGTGGTCAACTTCCTTCTCCTGCGCGGCAACATCGGCCGCCCGGGCGCGGGCGTGTGCCCGGTGCGCGGCCACTCGAACGTGCAGGGCGACCGTACGATGGGCATCTTCGAGCGCCCCGCCCCGGCGTTCCTGGACGCCCTGGAGAAGGAGTTCGGCTTCGCCCCGCCGCGCGAGCACGGCTTCGACGTCGTACGGGCCATCCGCGCCCTGCGCGACGGCGAGGCGAAGGTCTTCTTCGCCATGGGCGGCAACTTCGTCTCCGCGTCCCCGGACACGGAGGTCACCGAGGCGGCCATGCGGCGGGCCCGGCTGACCGTGCACGTGTCGACGAAGCTGAACCGCTCGCACGTGATCACGGGCGCGCGTGCGCTGATCCTCCCGACGCTCGGCCGCACCGAGCGCGACCTCCAGGGAAGCGGCGAGCAGTTCGTGACCGTCGAGGACTCGATGGGCATGGTGCACGCCTCCCGGGGGCGGCTGGAGCCCGCGAGCCGGCATCTGCTGTCCGAGCCGGCCATCGTCTGCCGCCTGGCCCGCCGCGTGCTGGGCGAGAACAGCGCCACGCCCTGGGAGGAGTTCGAGAAGGACTACGCGACGATCCGGGACCGCATCGCGCGCGTGATCCCCGGCTTCGAGGACTTCAACGCGCGCGTGGCCCGCCCCGGCGGCTTCACGCTCCCGCACGCCCCGCGCGACGAACGCCGCTTCCCCACGGCCACCGGCAAGGCCAACTTCACCGCCGCCCCCGTGGAGTACCCCCAGCTGCCCGAGGGCCGCCTGCTGCTCCAGACGCTGCGCTCGCACGACCAGTACAACACCACGGTCTACGGCCTCGACGACCGTTACCGGGGCATCAGGAACGGCCGCCGGGTGGTGCTGGTCAACCCCGAGGACGCACGTGCCCTGAAGCTGGCGGACGGCGCTTACGTCGACCTGGTCAGTGAGTGGAAGGACGGCGTGGAACGCAGGGCGCCCGGTTTCCGGGTCGTGCACTACCCGACGGCCCGGGGCTGCGCCGCCGCGTACTACCCGGAGACCAACGTGCTGGTGCCGCTGGACGCCACGGCGGACACCAGTAACACCCCGGCCAGCAAGTCCGTCGTGGTGCGTCTGGAACAATCGGCTACCGACTGA
- a CDS encoding PaaI family thioesterase, giving the protein MGEQRHVKFPQEVIDEYAALGVDLLALFSAGHLGTRMGVQIVEASADRVVGTMPVEGNTQPYGLLHGGASAVLAETLGSVGSMLHGGSSKIAVGVDLNCTHHREVRSGLVTGVATPVHRGRSTATYEIVITDESDKRVCTARLTCLLRDVNPGDEALIRAAS; this is encoded by the coding sequence ATGGGTGAACAGCGGCATGTGAAGTTCCCGCAAGAGGTCATCGACGAGTACGCCGCTCTCGGTGTCGACCTCTTGGCCCTGTTCTCCGCGGGCCACCTCGGGACCCGGATGGGCGTCCAGATCGTCGAGGCGTCGGCGGACCGGGTCGTCGGGACGATGCCGGTCGAGGGCAACACCCAGCCCTACGGACTGCTGCACGGCGGGGCCTCCGCGGTGCTGGCCGAGACGCTCGGCTCGGTCGGCTCGATGCTGCACGGCGGCAGCTCCAAGATCGCCGTGGGCGTCGACCTGAACTGCACCCACCACCGCGAGGTGCGCTCCGGCCTCGTCACCGGTGTGGCCACGCCCGTGCACCGGGGACGCTCGACTGCCACCTACGAGATCGTCATAACCGATGAAAGCGACAAAAGAGTGTGTACGGCCCGGCTGACCTGCCTGCTGCGTGATGTGAACCCGGGCGACGAGGCGCTCATCCGCGCGGCGAGCTGA
- a CDS encoding trypsin-like serine protease produces the protein MTSVRALAVTAAAGAAVLATALPSSAINSYNATPAPERTEVGALVATWDDDDNPATPDRVDWVCSGTMIDADTFLSAAHCTTDWPDNVRFYVSLDQDVQSGLDAAAKKYPGDPAAQAAAVAVQGTAHSHPDYPGPASDTHDIAVVELPAAQVKARWTFTPATLPTANQLGRLGSQGLNATDWFVAGYGTQEAVNGPGGHTHPGGGVRMKAPVTFNALNDSWARLAMTAPQGNGGACYGDSGGPNFAVLGGRTVLAATTITGDTPCYATNVTYRLDTPGARSFLAPFVALP, from the coding sequence TTGACCTCCGTACGCGCCCTCGCCGTCACCGCTGCGGCCGGTGCCGCCGTGCTCGCCACCGCGCTGCCGTCGTCCGCCATCAACTCCTACAACGCCACGCCCGCACCCGAACGCACCGAGGTCGGCGCGCTCGTGGCCACCTGGGACGACGACGACAACCCCGCGACCCCCGACCGGGTCGACTGGGTCTGCTCCGGCACCATGATCGACGCGGACACCTTCCTGAGCGCCGCGCACTGCACCACCGACTGGCCGGACAACGTGCGGTTCTACGTCTCCCTGGACCAGGACGTGCAGTCCGGGCTCGACGCGGCGGCGAAGAAGTACCCGGGCGACCCGGCCGCACAGGCCGCGGCCGTCGCCGTCCAGGGCACCGCCCACTCCCACCCCGACTACCCGGGGCCCGCCTCCGACACCCACGACATCGCGGTGGTCGAACTGCCCGCCGCCCAGGTCAAGGCCCGCTGGACCTTCACCCCGGCCACCCTGCCCACCGCGAATCAGCTCGGCAGGCTGGGCTCGCAGGGGCTGAACGCCACCGACTGGTTCGTTGCCGGCTACGGCACCCAGGAAGCCGTCAACGGCCCCGGCGGCCACACCCACCCCGGCGGCGGCGTCCGCATGAAGGCGCCCGTCACCTTCAACGCCCTCAACGACTCCTGGGCCCGTCTGGCGATGACCGCCCCGCAGGGCAACGGAGGTGCCTGCTACGGCGACTCGGGCGGCCCCAACTTCGCGGTACTCGGCGGCCGGACCGTCCTGGCCGCCACCACCATCACGGGCGACACCCCCTGCTACGCGACCAACGTGACATACCGCCTGGACACCCCGGGCGCC